Proteins encoded together in one Hemiscyllium ocellatum isolate sHemOce1 chromosome 31, sHemOce1.pat.X.cur, whole genome shotgun sequence window:
- the LOC132830428 gene encoding ceramide synthase-like yields the protein MWYLLALGCLFFPSLFILTRRFLQKNFPSLTDVDTVNISVRFVSSVQAVMATFAGFIITSSCKHVMKDRHWISTNYVVFAAPYMAYDIYAMYLSHWFKQKAKHRNGLKSSSTNIVIDFLKKNFLMVLHHSALLFVCFPIIVYYRKGLGDFFLGCLFVAELSTPFVSFAKILKRFRKQNTLLYKVNGVILLVTFILCRILVFPYMYWAYGKQYGIPAHLVPFHIPLHCTLGNAMLMAPQVYWLSLIIGKAGKTVKME from the exons ATGTGGTACCTCCTTGCACTGGGCTGCCTTTTCTTCCCCTCTCTGTTCATCCTCACCCGGCGATTCTTGCAGAAAAACTTTCCCAGCTTAACAGATGTAGACACTGTCAACATCAGCGTCAG ATTTGTTTCCTCCGTGCAAGCTGTGATGGCAACGTTTGCTGGCTTCATCATCACTTCCTCCTGCAAGCATGTGATGAAAGATAG GCATTGGATTTCCACAAACTATGTGGTGTTTGCTGCACCGTACATGGCTTACGATATTTATGCCATGTACCTATCTCACTGGTTCAAGCAGAAGGCAAAACATCGCAACGGGTTAAAGAGTTCATCCACTAACATTGTGATAGACTTTCTGAAGAAAAACTTCCTGATGGTGCTGCATCATTCCGCACTGTTATTTGTCTGCTTCCCCATTATTGTG TATTACAGAAAGGGCCTTGGAGACTTCTTCCTGGGATGTTTGTTCGTGGCTGAACTGAGTACACCATTTGTCTCATTTGCGAAAATACTCAAACGG TTCAGAAAGCAGAACACATTGCTCTACAAGGTCAACGGTGTCATCTTGCTGGTGACATTCATCCTCTGCCGTATCCTCGTGTTCCCCTACATGTACTGGGCCTACGGCAAGCAGTATGGGATTCCGGCCCACCTTGTCCCTTTCCACATCCCCCTGCACTGCACCTTGGGGAATGCCATGCTGATGGCTCCTCAGGTTTACTGGCTCAGTCTGATCATTGGGAAGGCAGGGAAGACTGTGAAGATGGAATGA